From Quercus lobata isolate SW786 chromosome 1, ValleyOak3.0 Primary Assembly, whole genome shotgun sequence, one genomic window encodes:
- the LOC115952907 gene encoding protein NRT1/ PTR FAMILY 5.4-like, whose product MTFHKYPRIIRLSFMYIAGLMLLWCSKYLSPTGKIDVFYAAAVILAVGMAGQNPPLRAFLADQLSDEIENPTEEKQKEIDDRTNILWRVARFSGATIALVSLRNATREMAFGVSALVMGANLLLFLFGYGLSCYKLHKPDGSSSGIILRVLKAARRNRNRNYPQTEKGFYWKTLPQPGLIDKSNGQTCLKPKVLFLRRLDKAAVIDERTLPVSPKEQKEQVLGGHLCTAEQVREVKRLFTLIPIWTSFLGCSLVAATGNTFFYEQTSNMADNIKVEAHRLYLIEEENIDPMDSNQTISMSVLWLIPQFILLGLMEGLATEGLQEFFYNHVAISMRSYGPSFSECVLGFGNFISMPFVLLCRSWFKDSINTSHLDKYYLTLAILSFVCLVMYAYASYSLKPFHMGNASEEPLLQSHASTEAEEGLPPDEELKEILVHGTDGLAESQLTWNVSFPRRRNVANAAAATATESQPTKSFSFPSRSISLRLKDKKVGESAANVDSPEHMEEPLLQSHASTEAEEGLPPDDKPESHRD is encoded by the exons ATGACGTTTCACAAATATCCACGCATCATCAGATTGTCTTTTATGTATATTGCAGGATTGATGCTCTTATGGTGCTCTAAGTACCTCAGTCCAACTGGAAAGATTGACGTGTTCTATGCTGCAGCGGTGATTCTAGCAGTGGGTATGGCTGGTCAAAACCCACCTCTAAGAGCCTTTCTTGCTGATCAATTGAGTGATGAGATAGAAAATCCAACAGAAGAAAAGCAGAAAGAAATAGATGATCGTACAAATATTTTGTGGCGGGTTGCCAGGTTTTCTGGAGCCACTATTGCTCTCGTTTCCCTTCGAAATGCTACACGGGAAATGGCCTTCGGAGTTTCTGCCTTGGTGATGGGAGCAAATCTTTTGCTATTCTTGTTTGGCTATGGTCTCTCCTGTTACAAACTCCACAAACCAGACGGGAGCTCCTCTGGAATTATTCTTCGAGTTTTAAAGGCAGCTAGACGCAATCGGAATCGCAACTATCCTCAGACAGAAAAAGGGTTTTATTGGAAAACCCTTCCACAACCAGGACTGATCGATAAGAGCAATGGTCAAACATGTTTGAAGCCTAAAGTTCTATTTCTAAG AAGGTTAGACAAAGCTGCAGTAATTGATGAACGAACACTCCCAGTCAgtccaaaagaacaaaaagaacaagTACTTGGTGGGCATCTTTGCACAGCTGAACAAGTGAGGGAAGTAAAGCGCCTTTTTACTTTGATACCTATTTGGACAAGCTTTCTCGGCTGTAGTTTGGTTGCAGCTACCGGAAACACTTTCTTTTATGAACAAACAAGCAACATGGCCGATAATATCAAG GTAGAGGCCCACCGACTATATTTGATTGAGGAAGAGAATATTGATCCTATGGATTCAAATCAGACTATCTCTATGAGTGTCCTCTGGTTAATTccacaatttattttgttaggaCTAATGGAAGGACTTGCCACTGAAGGGCTTCAGGAATTCTTCTATAACCATGTCGCTATATCAATGAGGAGTTACGGTCCATCGTTCAGTGAGTGTGTATTAGGCTTTGGAAATTTCATCAGCATGCCTTTTGTTTTACTGTGTAGAAGCTGGTTCAAGGATTCCATAAACACAAGTCATCTCGACAAGTATTATCTGACTTTAGCAATACTGAGTTTCGTGTGCCTTGTCATGTATGCGTATGCTTCATATTCATTGAAGCCTTTCCACATGGGAAATGCATCGGAGGAACCCCTTTTGCAATCCCACGCATCGACTGAAGCTGAAGAGGGACTCCCGCCTGATGAGGAATTAAAGGAGATCTTGGTACATGGCACTGATGGCTTAGCTGAATCCCAGCTAACTTGGAACGTCTCTTTCCCACGGAGAAGAAATGTGGCTAACGCTGCAGCAGCCACTGCCACTGAATCCCAACCAACTAAGAGCTTCTCTTTCCCCTCACGGAGCATCTCTTTGCGCTTAAAGGATAAAAAGGTTGGGGAATCAGCCGCAAATGTAGACTCCCCTGAACATATGGAGGAACCCCTTTTGCAATCCCACGCATCGACTGAAGCTGAAGAGGGACTCCCGCCTGATGATAAGCCAGAGAGCCACCGTGACTAA